A window of Bos taurus isolate L1 Dominette 01449 registration number 42190680 breed Hereford chromosome 19, ARS-UCD2.0, whole genome shotgun sequence contains these coding sequences:
- the CDK5RAP3 gene encoding CDK5 regulatory subunit-associated protein 3 isoform X1, with protein sequence MDHQHVPIDIQTSKLLDWLVDRRHCNLKWQSLVLTIREKINAAIQDMPESQEIAQLLSGSYIHYFHCLRIVELLKGTEASTKNIFGRYSSQRMKDWQEIVALYEKDNTYLVELSSLLVRNVNYEIPSLKKQITKCQQLQQEYSRKEEEGQAGAAEMKEQFYHSCKQYGITGDNVRRELLALVKDLPSQLAEIGAAAQTLGEAIDLYQACVGFVCESPTEQVLPMLRFVQTRGNCTVYEWRTGTEPSAVERPHLEEPPEQVEEDAIDWGDFGVEVASEGADSGISAQTAGIDWGISLESDSKEAGGDEIDWGDDATALQITVVEAGTQAPEGVARGPDALTLLEYPETRNQFIDELMELEIFLSQRAVEMSEEADILSVSQFQLAPAILQGQTKAKMVAMVSALQDLIGRLTSLRMQHLFMILASPRYVDRVTELLQQKLKQSQLLALKKELMVQKQQEALQEQAVLEPKLDLLLEKTKELQKLIEADISKRYNGRPVNLMGTSL encoded by the exons ATG GACCATCAGCACGTGCCCATCGACATCCAGACCAGCAAGCTACTCG ACTGGCTGGTAGACAGAAGGCACTGCAACCTGAAATGGCAGAGTCTGGTATTGACCATCCGAGAGAAGATCAATGCCGCCATCCAGGACATGCCGGAGAGCCAAGAGATCGCCCAGCTGCTCTCTGGATCCT ACATTCACTACTTCCACTGCCTAAGAATTGTGGAGCTTCTCAAAGGCACTGAAGCCTCCACCAAAAATATTTTCGGCCGGTACTCTTCACAGCGAATGAAG GATTGGCAGGAGATCGTAGCCCTCTATGAGAAGGACAACACCTACCTAG TGGAACTCTCCAGCCTCCTGGTTCGGAACGTCAACTATGAGATCCCCTCCCTGAAGAAGCAGATCACCAAGTGCCAGCAGCTGCAGCAAGAATACAGCCGCAAGGAGGAAGAGGGCCAGGCGGGGGCTGCCGAGATGAAGGAGCAGTTCTACCACTCGTGCAAGCAGTACGGCATCACG GGGGACAATGTCCGAAGAGAACTGCTGGCCCTGGTGAAGGACCTACCAAGTCAGCTGGCCGAGATCGGGGCGGCGGCCCAGACCCTGGGCGAAGCCATTGACCTGTACCAGGCCTGTGTGGGGTTTGTGTGTGAAAG CCCCACAGAGCAGGTGCTGCCGATGCTGCGGTTTGTGCAGACGCGGGGGAACTGCACGGTGTACGAGTGGAGGACGGGCACGGAGCCCTCGGCAGTGGAGAGGCCACACCTCGAGGAGCCCCCTGAGCAGGTGGAAGAAGACGCG atTGACTGGGGTGACTTTGGGGTGGAGGTGGCTTCTGAAGGGGCTGACTCTGGCATCTCTGCCCAGACTGCTGGAATTGACTGGGGCATCTCCCTGGAATCGGATTCAAAG GAAGCTGGGGGTGATGAGATAGACTGGGGAGACGATGCCACTGCTCTGCAGATCACTGTAGTGGAAGCCGGAACCCAGG CTCCCGAAGGTGTTGCCAGGGGCCCGGATGCTCTGACACTTCTTGAATACCCTGAGACCCGGAATCAGTTCATTGATGAGCTCATGGAG CTCGAAATCTTCTTGTCCCAGAGAGCAGTGGAGATGAGTGAGGAGGCAGACATCCTGTCTGTGAGCCAGTTCCAGCTGGCTCCAGCCATCCTGCAGGGCCAGACCAAGGCCAAGATGGTCGCCATGGTGTCGGCACTGCAGGATCTGATTGGCCGGCTCACCAGTCTTCGAATGCAGCACCTGTTTATGATCCTGGCCTCACCAAG GTATGTGGACCGAGTGACTGAGCTCCTCCAGCAGAAGCTGAAGCAGTCCcagctgctggctttgaagaaagAACTGATGGTGCAGAAGCAACAGGAAGCCCTCCAGGAGCAGGCGGTTCTGGAGCCCAAGCTGGatctgctgctggagaagacaaaGGAGCTGCAGAAGCTG ATTGAAGCTGACATTTCCAAGAGGTACAATGGGCGCCCCGTGAACCTGATGGGAACCTCTCTGTGA
- the CDK5RAP3 gene encoding CDK5 regulatory subunit-associated protein 3 isoform X2, with translation MQDHQHVPIDIQTSKLLDWLVDRRHCNLKWQSLVLTIREKINAAIQDMPESQEIAQLLSGSYIHYFHCLRIVELLKGTEASTKNIFGRYSSQRMKDWQEIVALYEKDNTYLVELSSLLVRNVNYEIPSLKKQITKCQQLQQEYSRKEEEGQAGAAEMKEQFYHSCKQYGITGDNVRRELLALVKDLPSQLAEIGAAAQTLGEAIDLYQACVGFVCESPTEQVLPMLRFVQTRGNCTVYEWRTGTEPSAVERPHLEEPPEQVEEDAIDWGDFGVEVASEGADSGISAQTAGIDWGISLESDSKEAGGDEIDWGDDATALQITVVEAGTQAPEGVARGPDALTLLEYPETRNQFIDELMELEIFLSQRAVEMSEEADILSVSQFQLAPAILQGQTKAKMVAMVSALQDLIGRLTSLRMQHLFMILASPS, from the exons ATGCAG GACCATCAGCACGTGCCCATCGACATCCAGACCAGCAAGCTACTCG ACTGGCTGGTAGACAGAAGGCACTGCAACCTGAAATGGCAGAGTCTGGTATTGACCATCCGAGAGAAGATCAATGCCGCCATCCAGGACATGCCGGAGAGCCAAGAGATCGCCCAGCTGCTCTCTGGATCCT ACATTCACTACTTCCACTGCCTAAGAATTGTGGAGCTTCTCAAAGGCACTGAAGCCTCCACCAAAAATATTTTCGGCCGGTACTCTTCACAGCGAATGAAG GATTGGCAGGAGATCGTAGCCCTCTATGAGAAGGACAACACCTACCTAG TGGAACTCTCCAGCCTCCTGGTTCGGAACGTCAACTATGAGATCCCCTCCCTGAAGAAGCAGATCACCAAGTGCCAGCAGCTGCAGCAAGAATACAGCCGCAAGGAGGAAGAGGGCCAGGCGGGGGCTGCCGAGATGAAGGAGCAGTTCTACCACTCGTGCAAGCAGTACGGCATCACG GGGGACAATGTCCGAAGAGAACTGCTGGCCCTGGTGAAGGACCTACCAAGTCAGCTGGCCGAGATCGGGGCGGCGGCCCAGACCCTGGGCGAAGCCATTGACCTGTACCAGGCCTGTGTGGGGTTTGTGTGTGAAAG CCCCACAGAGCAGGTGCTGCCGATGCTGCGGTTTGTGCAGACGCGGGGGAACTGCACGGTGTACGAGTGGAGGACGGGCACGGAGCCCTCGGCAGTGGAGAGGCCACACCTCGAGGAGCCCCCTGAGCAGGTGGAAGAAGACGCG atTGACTGGGGTGACTTTGGGGTGGAGGTGGCTTCTGAAGGGGCTGACTCTGGCATCTCTGCCCAGACTGCTGGAATTGACTGGGGCATCTCCCTGGAATCGGATTCAAAG GAAGCTGGGGGTGATGAGATAGACTGGGGAGACGATGCCACTGCTCTGCAGATCACTGTAGTGGAAGCCGGAACCCAGG CTCCCGAAGGTGTTGCCAGGGGCCCGGATGCTCTGACACTTCTTGAATACCCTGAGACCCGGAATCAGTTCATTGATGAGCTCATGGAG CTCGAAATCTTCTTGTCCCAGAGAGCAGTGGAGATGAGTGAGGAGGCAGACATCCTGTCTGTGAGCCAGTTCCAGCTGGCTCCAGCCATCCTGCAGGGCCAGACCAAGGCCAAGATGGTCGCCATGGTGTCGGCACTGCAGGATCTGATTGGCCGGCTCACCAGTCTTCGAATGCAGCACCTGTTTATGATCCTGGCCTCACCAAG TTGA
- the CDK5RAP3 gene encoding CDK5 regulatory subunit-associated protein 3 (The RefSeq protein has 1 substitution compared to this genomic sequence), translated as MQDHQHVPIDIQTSKLLDWLVDRRHCNLKWQSLVLTIREKINAAIQDMPESQEIAQLLSGSYIHYFHCLRIVELLKGTEASTKNIFGRYSSQRMKDWQEIVALYEKDNTYLVELSSLLVRNVNYEIPSLKKQITKCQQLQQEYSCKEEEGQAGAAEMKEQFYHSCKQYGITGDNVRRELLALVKDLPSQLAEIGAAAQTLGEAIDLYQACVGFVCESPTEQVLPMLRFVQTRGNCTVYEWRTGTEPSAVERPHLEEPPEQVEEDAIDWGDFGVEVASEGADSGISAQTAGIDWGISLESDSKEAGGDEIDWGDDATALQITVVEAGTQAPEGVARGPDALTLLEYPETRNQFIDELMELEIFLSQRAVEMSEEADILSVSQFQLAPAILQGQTKAKMVAMVSALQDLIGRLTSLRMQHLFMILASPRYVDRVTELLQQKLKQSQLLALKKELMVQKQQEALQEQAVLEPKLDLLLEKTKELQKLIEADISKRYNGRPVNLMGTSL; from the exons ATGCAG GACCATCAGCACGTGCCCATCGACATCCAGACCAGCAAGCTACTCG ACTGGCTGGTAGACAGAAGGCACTGCAACCTGAAATGGCAGAGTCTGGTATTGACCATCCGAGAGAAGATCAATGCCGCCATCCAGGACATGCCGGAGAGCCAAGAGATCGCCCAGCTGCTCTCTGGATCCT ACATTCACTACTTCCACTGCCTAAGAATTGTGGAGCTTCTCAAAGGCACTGAAGCCTCCACCAAAAATATTTTCGGCCGGTACTCTTCACAGCGAATGAAG GATTGGCAGGAGATCGTAGCCCTCTATGAGAAGGACAACACCTACCTAG TGGAACTCTCCAGCCTCCTGGTTCGGAACGTCAACTATGAGATCCCCTCCCTGAAGAAGCAGATCACCAAGTGCCAGCAGCTGCAGCAAGAATACAGCCGCAAGGAGGAAGAGGGCCAGGCGGGGGCTGCCGAGATGAAGGAGCAGTTCTACCACTCGTGCAAGCAGTACGGCATCACG GGGGACAATGTCCGAAGAGAACTGCTGGCCCTGGTGAAGGACCTACCAAGTCAGCTGGCCGAGATCGGGGCGGCGGCCCAGACCCTGGGCGAAGCCATTGACCTGTACCAGGCCTGTGTGGGGTTTGTGTGTGAAAG CCCCACAGAGCAGGTGCTGCCGATGCTGCGGTTTGTGCAGACGCGGGGGAACTGCACGGTGTACGAGTGGAGGACGGGCACGGAGCCCTCGGCAGTGGAGAGGCCACACCTCGAGGAGCCCCCTGAGCAGGTGGAAGAAGACGCG atTGACTGGGGTGACTTTGGGGTGGAGGTGGCTTCTGAAGGGGCTGACTCTGGCATCTCTGCCCAGACTGCTGGAATTGACTGGGGCATCTCCCTGGAATCGGATTCAAAG GAAGCTGGGGGTGATGAGATAGACTGGGGAGACGATGCCACTGCTCTGCAGATCACTGTAGTGGAAGCCGGAACCCAGG CTCCCGAAGGTGTTGCCAGGGGCCCGGATGCTCTGACACTTCTTGAATACCCTGAGACCCGGAATCAGTTCATTGATGAGCTCATGGAG CTCGAAATCTTCTTGTCCCAGAGAGCAGTGGAGATGAGTGAGGAGGCAGACATCCTGTCTGTGAGCCAGTTCCAGCTGGCTCCAGCCATCCTGCAGGGCCAGACCAAGGCCAAGATGGTCGCCATGGTGTCGGCACTGCAGGATCTGATTGGCCGGCTCACCAGTCTTCGAATGCAGCACCTGTTTATGATCCTGGCCTCACCAAG GTATGTGGACCGAGTGACTGAGCTCCTCCAGCAGAAGCTGAAGCAGTCCcagctgctggctttgaagaaagAACTGATGGTGCAGAAGCAACAGGAAGCCCTCCAGGAGCAGGCGGTTCTGGAGCCCAAGCTGGatctgctgctggagaagacaaaGGAGCTGCAGAAGCTG ATTGAAGCTGACATTTCCAAGAGGTACAATGGGCGCCCCGTGAACCTGATGGGAACCTCTCTGTGA